The Candidatus Eremiobacteraceae bacterium genomic sequence TTCGGCCCGGCGACGACCGGCCCGAATTCGTGGATGCCGCGCGCGCGATCGTCAATGGAAAATTTCGCAATGGATGGGCCGACTATTACAACCATCGCGTCGTGAGCAAGAAGCGCTTGATAAAGGATATCCGCGCGCACCTCTTCTTGCGTTGGCTCTTCGAGAAGTTCCCCGGGATGCCGATCGTGCTGATGTTCAGACATCCCTGCGCTGTGGCCTCATCGCGGCTTCGTTACGGATGGGGCCACGATCTCGAGGCATTCCTTCACCAGCCGCAGCTCCTCGAAGATCATCTGTCGCCGATGCGCGAGCGGCTCGAGCAACTCAAAGAGCCGTTTGAGATGCACGTCGCGCAATGGTGCATCGAGAACTACGTGCCGCTGCGCCAGTTCACCGCGGGCGAGATCCACGTCGCGTTCTACGAGGATTTTCGAAGCGATCCGCGCCGGGAAATCGCGCGGCTCTTCGCATTCATCGGCAGGCCGCTCACCGAAGACGCCTTCGCCCGTCTCGCGCGGCCGTCGTCCATGGCGTGGGAATCCGCGGCTGGCATCGCGCTCGGCGGCGCACGCTCGGACGGCTGGCGATCGTTCGTCTCCGACGGCGAGGCGAGACGCGCGGCCGAGATTCTCCAGATGTTCGGTCTCGAGCGGCTCTACGACGACGGCGCGGAGCCGCGGATATCTGCGAACGAGATCTTGCCGGCCGTTGCCGCAACTAGGCCCTAGGGCCCAGAAAGCGCCGTTTATTAGGGCTGATGGGGCAGACTTCGCAGGCAATGCCGTTCTTTTTCGGACAAGGTACAACAAGCTACAATCATCTGACACTATTGTCTACCCTCCCGGCACGTCAATACCAACGTCAAACGAGGCTCGAATGAAAGTCACCGTCCTGGGGCTTGGCTACATCGGTCTGCCCACCGCATCGATGTTGGCGCTCGCAGGTCATCGCGTCTTCGGCTACGATGTCAACGTTGCCATGCGCGCGCAGTTGCGGGCCGGCGCGGGTCACATCGCCGAGACCGAAGTCAGAGATATCGTCGCAAAGGCTCTCGCATCCGGAAATCTATCGATCGTCGATGATCTCACCGCTGCAGATGCCTACATCATCTGCGTGCCGACGCCGAACACGTCTGACGGGCGCCCCGATCTTTCATACGTGCAATCCGCCGCTAAGGCCGTCGCGCCGCTCCTGCACGGCGGAGAACTGGTCATCCTCGAATCGACCGTGCCGCCGGGCACGCTCGAGCGCACCGTCGTCCCGGCGATGCGCGCAGCCAGCGTCGATCCGGATTCGATTTTTCTCGCCCATTGCCCGGAGCGCGTCATCCCCGGCGCGATCGTGCGCGAGCTCAAGGAGAACGGACGGATCATCGGCGGCCGCCGGCCCGAAGACGCGAGCAGGGCCAAAGCGCTCTACGCGTCGTTCGTCGATGGCGAGCTGATCGAAACCGACAGCACGACGGCGGAACTCGTCAAGGTCGTCGAAAACACGTTTCGAGATGTGAACATCGCGCTCGCGAACGAGCTCGCGGTGCTATGCGAGGATCTCGAAGTCGACGCGTGGGAAGTCATCAGATTGGCGAACAAGCATCCGCGCGTCGACATCCTGAATCCGGGGCCAGGCGTCGGAGGGCACTGCATCCCGATTGATCCACAATTCCTTGCGGACGCTCATCCGTTTGCGACGGAACTCATCCAAACCGCTCGCCGCGTGAACGCCCGTATGCCGAATCACATCGTGCGCCGGGTCAGGGATCACGTGCCGAGCGGGGAGCATCGCAAGATCGCGTTGCTCGGCGCATCATATAAGGCCGACGTGGACGATTCGCGTGAAAGCCCGTCGGAAAAACTGGTCGCGCTCTTCGAAGAGCTCGATTACGAGACCGCGGTCTTCGATCCCATCGCACGCGGCTTCAAACATGGACTGTACCCGAGCCTCGAAGCTGCGGTCGAAGGTGCGGACGCGGTCGTGCTTGTCGTGGGTCACCGCATCTTTCAGAAGCTGGACCCGGTCGACATCGGACCTCGTATGCGCAGCCGCCTCCTTGTCGACGCTCGCAAATTCTTTGATGCTACACAATGGTCGGACGCCGGATTCACTGTCGAAACGCTCGGCGACGGACGAAGCCGCACCAAACCG encodes the following:
- a CDS encoding sulfotransferase domain-containing protein gives rise to the protein MNGFDASIRERTKAGLRGVKSMVKQAHFDLGGDHRDTIFLAGSGRGGTTWIAEMINYDNAFRFIFEPFNARTVPLCGAFGNRQYLRPGDDRPEFVDAARAIVNGKFRNGWADYYNHRVVSKKRLIKDIRAHLFLRWLFEKFPGMPIVLMFRHPCAVASSRLRYGWGHDLEAFLHQPQLLEDHLSPMRERLEQLKEPFEMHVAQWCIENYVPLRQFTAGEIHVAFYEDFRSDPRREIARLFAFIGRPLTEDAFARLARPSSMAWESAAGIALGGARSDGWRSFVSDGEARRAAEILQMFGLERLYDDGAEPRISANEILPAVAATRP
- a CDS encoding nucleotide sugar dehydrogenase gives rise to the protein MKVTVLGLGYIGLPTASMLALAGHRVFGYDVNVAMRAQLRAGAGHIAETEVRDIVAKALASGNLSIVDDLTAADAYIICVPTPNTSDGRPDLSYVQSAAKAVAPLLHGGELVILESTVPPGTLERTVVPAMRAASVDPDSIFLAHCPERVIPGAIVRELKENGRIIGGRRPEDASRAKALYASFVDGELIETDSTTAELVKVVENTFRDVNIALANELAVLCEDLEVDAWEVIRLANKHPRVDILNPGPGVGGHCIPIDPQFLADAHPFATELIQTARRVNARMPNHIVRRVRDHVPSGEHRKIALLGASYKADVDDSRESPSEKLVALFEELDYETAVFDPIARGFKHGLYPSLEAAVEGADAVVLVVGHRIFQKLDPVDIGPRMRSRLLVDARKFFDATQWSDAGFTVETLGDGRSRTKPMLATNGRH